Genomic DNA from Salvia miltiorrhiza cultivar Shanhuang (shh) chromosome 1, IMPLAD_Smil_shh, whole genome shotgun sequence:
CTAGGtacaataaaaatcatatttatgtgacAATTTTGTGTTTCTCTTATCACCTACTTTGACCGCAATGATTTTCTACGTAGTATTACCTATGATTatcgtcaatttttttttttttcattttggatGTCATGAATAGGATGGCTATTATTCCTTTTTCCCAATCTTTTATAGTAAATCCAATACTACTTTTTTTGCACCTGCTTGCAAATTCAAAGTTCCCAACTTCTGCATTACTTTCCATTTTCGCTCAACTATTAGCCTCATTCATCACTAAAGGTCAATGGACCCATTCTTTTGACAAATCAAGACATCAACATTCAAAAACTATACTTGTTATCTCAAATCagaacacttttttttttgataaactaatagtattaaataaaaatatttaatggtCGCCTCataggggactcgaacccaagacctttggtctTGGACATTAATCCTTTATCATTTGGTCAACACACACACAATCTTGACACTCTTTTTTTCAGCATGTGGAAAATATGGATAACATGGGTGCGTGATGTGTTAGGATAAAATTGGATATTCAAGATATGTATATGTAATGTATATACATAATGCACCAATCATTTTTATTGAAGGAATCTCCCTTTATTCAATAGTTGGTGAATTTTCAATCCTTCCTGGTGAAGATGAATATGATCCGTGCACATCAAGAAAAAGCAAACACTAGAACATCCCAATTCCGTTGCGTGGCTGACATACTTAACTACTAAACACCCTAATGCATATCCAATCATTAACTAGTAACATATAATGTTTTTCTaattctttttataaaaatatattattacaaCACATAAAAAATTATGGGCAAGTGAATCCCACCTCTGAATAACAAGAAATAAAGTACAAACGGATAAACAAACTTTTTTTCCCCTCGAAACATCAAATGCATCCATCGACTAATATTCCAAaaaggagaagaaaaagaaaaaaaaacacagaTCGACTGACTATAAATAGCATCAACGCAACGAATATGAACATATTCTTAGTGTTTAGCAAACGTTGAATTATTTGAATAAAAGTGGTCAACAGTCAACACCTAGTAGATCCATCGTATATGTAGTCAAGAACAGCAATCACTCCGAAAACAAACGCTTGATCGAATCCTGCCTTTATTTCCACATGATACATATCTCTGCTCCTCATCAATCGCTGCAACTCCTTATTTACACCAATCTGTCAACATTAAAAAAGCAATTAAATTATACTTGCAATGAATCTTATCTAAATAAGAGTGAGTAATAATGCTTACGAGTGCGACGACGTCCCCCATGGGGCTGACGACGGTGCAAGAGCGGCCGGGAAAGTCGCCGTGCACCTCGAAGCTTCCGTGGCTGCACAGCTCCTTGGATTCGATGGAGATTCGGATCCTATTTTGCCCCGAAAAACACGAGTTCGGCTCTTTTAAGGTGAAAACGAGCTTGTCGGATCCTACGAAGTCGTACGCGAACCCTTTCCATTTCCTTGTTAGGCTTAGTGCCTCAATTGTTCCTCCCTTCAACATAAATATATTAACATTAACTCACCaaaaattattattactatacatatatatggaaaaaaattaacataatgCACCTTACGCCTGATGAGCAGCAGAGCATTTCCATCTCCATCTCTGAGAATGAGTTCATCTTTCTTGCCGAGGACTCCGCAGCCGTCGACGCGAAACACGATCCGTTGGGTCGGGTCGGCCACCACGAAGCCGCCACCGTTGGCCACGTTGGGCCGCCGCCTCACGGCGAGGACCACCTCGGTAGGTGCACAGTAGACTTTGCTCACAATTGGTAACACAGTTTTCTTTGTAGCCATTTTTCAACGCTTTCGATTTATTCCAGAAAAGTTCAgctcaaatattttgaatttatagaGAGGGTGAATTGTTGCAAAAGCAAGGTGCAAGAATGTTTATATATATTCGATGGAGTTTGGCAATAATCCTTTTTGACTATTTGTGCCACAAACGAATCTCGTTTCAGTGTTGAAATACAGTATGAAAACtaattttgagtatacgttgcTAAATACGTGGAAATAGAAAAGCGTTGCATAATTGGAAATATGGTCTCAAATTTCACTTCGGACACTGCAGAAACAATAACTAAATTCTTTTGAAATATTAATGATAATGGTAATGATAACGATACGGCACGATTACGAACGTCTGGTTTTAAAAGCAATATTGCAGCAACATATAAGAACTATTTAATTTTGCTAGT
This window encodes:
- the LOC130987803 gene encoding protein LURP-one-related 6-like; amino-acid sequence: MATKKTVLPIVSKVYCAPTEVVLAVRRRPNVANGGGFVVADPTQRIVFRVDGCGVLGKKDELILRDGDGNALLLIRRKGGTIEALSLTRKWKGFAYDFVGSDKLVFTLKEPNSCFSGQNRIRISIESKELCSHGSFEVHGDFPGRSCTVVSPMGDVVALIGVNKELQRLMRSRDMYHVEIKAGFDQAFVFGVIAVLDYIYDGSTRC